The segment CTGGTCGTAGTCGAGTGTCGCGTCCTCGCCGACCAGTTGACGGGCGACGCTCTCGGCTCGGCGCTCGAAGAGGTTCCCTTGAAGGGACGGCTCGTACTTTCGGGGGAGCATCGCGTTCACGATGTTGAACTCCGCGAACGGGCGTGAGTACGGACCGCTCATGTCGCACAGGTCCCTTCCCATGTTCTCGTACTGCCCGTGCAAGAAGCGTTGGTAGACCTCTTCGATCGGCACGATCTCCTCCTCGCGCAGGAACTCCCGCAGAACGAGATAGCCATCCCGCTCGAACGCCAGAACCTCCTCAGGTGCGAGGACGTACTCCTTACCGCGTGCGCCCTGCGCCATCGCTCAACGCCTCTTCTTCGTGCGGGCGCGACGGCCGTCGCGAATTCGTCGGGGCAGCTTCGGAGACGTCATCCTGAGGGTTCCTTTCGGGTGCGCAGGCTCATCGGTGGTGTGCTCGGCGAGCCGCCAGGCGGCGTCGTGCGGCCCCGGCACTTCCGCACGACTCTGCACACTTTCCCGCTAGTCGTCAATCTGCTTGTCTTGTTTGAGGGCCTCGTGGCTCGCCCCGTCCGGGGAGCCTGGCCTTCAGCAGTTTCTGCAGGTGTGCCTTGCGTATCTTGCCGCTCGCCGTCAGTGGGAGTTCCCCTTCTTCTAAGAGAACGACGACCCTGGGGACCTTGAAACTCGAAAGCTCGCTGCGAAGGCGCGTCCGGAGGGTCTCTCCCGTGGCGCTGGCCCCCTGTGTGAGCACAACGGCGGCGACCAGGGCTTTGCCCTCGCTACAGTCGACCGCGACGACCCCGGCGCGGTGAACTTCAGGAAGCGATTCGAGTACGACCTCGATCTCTCGAAGCGAGACGCCGGCCCCACGTACCTTTACGAGCTCGTCGAAGCGGCCCTCGAAGTAGAGGTAGCCCTCCTCGTCGATGCGACAGAGGTCCCCTGTGCGGTAGAACCCGTCGCGCTCGAAAACGTCTTCTCGCTCGCACTTGTAGATCCCCTGCATGAGAGCGCTTCCGCGGATCCACAACTCGCCCAGCACCCCCGGCGCCGCCGGCTCTCGGGTGTCTAGATCCATGATGCGTCGCTCGATGCTCGCAAGTCCGCGCCCGAACGATCCAGCGTTCTCCGCAGGCAAAATGGAGCCGCTCGACTCCAGGCTATGCTGTCCAAAGCTCTCGGTCATTCCTAGACGGTTGGGGATCCGGGCTGCGGGGGGTAGCTGGCCCTCCGCATCGCGCGTCCGGATGAGCCCGAAGCGGACGAAGCCGAAATCGTCACTCTTCATCCGTGGGTGCGCCATCAGAGCCGCCGTCGTGTGGCCCATCCCGAGAACGTGGGTGATCCGCTCGCGCAGAACGAGGTCGAGGATGCCGTCCTCGTCCAGCCCCGTATCGCAGTGTAGAACGGCGCCGCGTTGCAGGCACCCAAGAACACACAACGCCAGTCCGCCGATCCAGAAGAACGGCTGTGTCGTGTACAGCCGGTCGCCAGCGTGGAGGTCGCTGTGAAAGCGCAGCCCTGCGGCGTAGGTATGACGGATGACCGTGCCGTGGGTATGGACGACGCCCTTCGGCGTCCCGCTACTGCCCGAGGTGTAGATCATGACGGCCGTGTCGGCCGGCGTCACTTCCGCTTCGATGGCTCGCAGAAATGGGTCGTCGACGGCCTTCGTTGCGGCGGCCGCGGCCGCTAGTCCCTCCGGCCCGGGCACAGCCCATCCGCGATCGCAGCTGCCCCAAACGCGAACCGTTCGGAGAGAGGGGAGTGCCGGGACGAACAGCGCGGGACCCGTCGCATCCAGGAGAGGGGGCACGGCTTGCTCGAGCTTGGCCAGGTAGTCGTGCGACCGATACGCCGCCACGGTCAAGAGGGTGTGGATGTCGGCGTGTCGCAGTACCTCGAGCAGCTCCCGGGATTGGTAAAGCGTGCTGAGTGGAACAGCGATTGCGCCGATGCGCGTCGTGGCAAGGAAGGCGACGACGAAGTCCGCGCCGTTGGGCATGAGGATTCCGACGCGCGTCCCCTTGCCCACCCCGGAAGCGAGGAGTCCTCGCGCCCAGAGCGCGGCCTGGCGGTCGACCTCGCGGTAGCGGAGTCGCTCTTCGCCGTCGACGAGGAACTCGCCATCGGCGAACCGATCGGCAGCCCATCTCAGCAGGGCGGGGAGAGTACAGGCGTAGTCGGAAGGGGCGGCCCGGACGTCGCCGTCGTGTTCCTCAGAATCGATAGCTCATCTCTCCGCCAAACGTGATCGGCGACGCGTAGTTCTGTGAGGAGAATCCGAACACGCCGACCAAGTCTTCCGCGGAGGCCAGGTACTCCTCGTTCGTGAGATTGATCCCCCAGAGGGCGACCTGTGCGCTGTTGTCGAGGAAGTCATAGGACAGTCGCGCATCGAGCTTGTTGTAGCCCCGCTGGAAGGCAGAAGGGTTGCTGAGAGCGCCGAAGAATCGCTGGCCGGTGTAGGACCACTGAAGACGTGGCGTGAGCCAGCCGTCGAGCCAGGTGCTGCCCACCGTCACGGGGAGCGAGTACTGAACCGCCAGGAAGCTCGTGAACTTTGGTTCTCCGAACCGGTTGCCGGATCGATCGTTTCCGCTGGCGTCGACGAACTCCGTGAACTTTGCATCGAGTACGCCGATGTTCCCGGTGATCTGGAGGCCATCGATCGGGACCGTTTGGAGCTCGGCCTCGAGGCCCTTGCTGCGTGCCTTTGCGGCGTTGGTCGTGATGCGCCGGATGATCGGGGTGTCCGGATCGTCGGGGTTGTCGAACGCGACGTTCTGGAGCACCTGGATGTCGTCGAAGTTCATGTAGAACAGCGAAAGGTTGAACGTCACGCGTTGGTCCCAGCCGATCGTCTTGATGCCGACCTCGAAGTTCTCGATCGTTTCGGGCTCGAAGGAGAGCAGGTCCTCCTGCAGCGGATCGATGACTGTATTGAACCCGCCGCCTCGGAATCCTTGCGAGTATGAGAAGTACGTCATGAGATGGTCGAGGGCGGCGGCGTCGAGCCAGTTCTCCGGTGCGAAGAAGGAGATGCTGCCCATCGGTGTCCATCGCGTGAAGGTCTCCTCGCCCGACTCGATCGATGTTCCCTCCTGGGCGAAGAGGTCCGGAACCAAAGCGGGGTTGGCGCGGATCAGGGCGAGTTGCTCTTCCGTGAGTGCCTGGTTGGCGATCGAGTTTCGCTTCGTGTCTTCGGTGTAGCGCACGCCGCCTGTGAGACTCATGAAGTCGGTGAGTTTGGCGGTCGCTTGGGTGAAGAGAGCCCATGTGAAGTTGTCGATGCTGGTTTGGCCGATGCTGCGGAAGCCGGTCCCGGTTTCCGTAACACCGCCGCCGCCCGCGCCGCCCACGTCACCGCCCTTGTCCCAGAAGCCGAAGAAGCCTCCGATGAAGGCGATGCGGTCGTCCCAGGCCGTGCCGTTCAGCTGGAGCTCTTGCTGGAACTGTTGGAAGCCGGGTTGTCCTGGCAGAGTCGACAGCTGTGTTACGAAGATCTCGGTCGTGTCGATGTCCTCGGACGTGTACTTGTTGGTTTTCTGCTCGCGCCAGGATGTAATCGACTTGACGGAGAAGCTGTCGAGAGGACCGACGTCGCCGATGTCGTAGTTGATGGTACCCCAGGCGCCGTAGCTCAATTGGTGATCGCTGTTGGGGAAGTTCGTGCTGACGCGGAACGGTTCCGACGCTTCGCAGGCGGCCTGCAGATCGGGGAACAGCGGGGTGAGGGCGCCGGGCTGTTGGTATTGGCAGCGGCGTCCCCGCCGGTGCGACATCGAGCGGTCCCATGAGCCGCTCACGTCGATGGTCAGGTCGTCGATCGGCAGGAACCGGAGCGAGCCGAGGAAGGTGACGGAGTTCAGGTTGCTCTCGTAGTTGTCCTGAGCCTCGTTGAAGACCCATCCCCGATTGTTGGCGGTCGCAACGGCAACGCGGCTGAAGAGCTTGTCCTTCAGCCAGCCGAGCGCGATCGGCACGTTCATCATCCAGCGCGATCGGAGCTGACCGCGGCTCCCGGGGCGAACGAAGACGAATCCCTCGAGCTCCTCGTGCGGCTTCACGGTCGTCAGGCTGATGGCGCCGCCGACGGTGTTCTTGCCGAAGAGGGTCCCCTGCGGACCGCGCAGCACCTCGACTTGCTCGATGTCGAGCACGTCGATGATCTTGCCGCCGCGCGGCAGATAGACGCCGTCGACGTACGTGCCGACGCCTGGGTCGAAGGCGACTTCCCCCGTCGTGGTGCCGACACCGCGGATTCGGGCTCGGGCCGCGTTTGTCGTGCGGGCTTCCGTGAAGACCAGATTTGGTACCAGCTCGGCGAGTTGGTCCGTCCTCTGGATGTTCGACTCGCGTAGGCTGGCGGCGCTGAGGGCCGTCACGGAGATCGGAGTGTCTTCGAGAAACTCCGACCGCTTGCGGGCTTGGACGACGATTTCTTCAACGCGCGCGAGTTGGCGTGGCGACACACCGGGCACTGGTGCGCCGGTCTCGCCACGCTGCGCCTCTGCCGGGCCGGCGTCGACCTCGGCCTCCGTGCCTCCGACGTCGCCCGGGGTCTCGATGTTCTCGAGATAGCTGCTGGGGGCCCCGGCGGGGTCGGTCTGCGCGGTGGCGGACGGTGGTGGCGAGAACACCACGAGTGCGAGAAGGGCAACGATGGCGGTCGTTGGCGCATTTCCTTGTCGGCAGTCATCCATGAACCGGGTCTCCTCCTTCCGCCGGCAACCTATGCGCTTGTCGCACATTTTGTCAAGGAAATTGACTAAATGAGGTCAATGGCCCTGACGACCCTCTGTCGTTCAGCCGGCGCCAACGGAACGGGGCAAGCAGCGGCCCAAAGAATCCCTTGGGATAGGCGGCGGGCTCGGTGATCCCGATGTCCTCCGGAGGGCTGCGGTCGGGCAGGAAACGTGTGCCGAAGACTGTGTCCCACACGATCAAGTTGGTCCCGTAGTTCGTGTTCGCCTCTTCCGGCGTCTTGGAGTGGTGCCAGCGGTGAAGCTCGGCGGTGCTGAAGACCCAGTTGAGTGGGCCGAGACGAAGTTCGACGTTCGCGTGCTGCAAAACGCCATGCACGACGCCAACCGATGCGACCAGGAGGAGCACGGTCCGCGGTGCGCCCATCGCGAGCAGGGGCACGCTGCTGACGAAGCCCAGCCAGATCGTGTCGAAGGGATGAAAGCGGGCCGCGTTCAGGAAGTAGAGCCGCGAAGGGCTGTGGTGCAACGAGTGGAGTCGCCACAGTAACGGGACTTCGTGAGCCGCGCGGTGGGCCCAATAGTGACCGAACTCGTACACGACCAGAGCCAGAGCCCATTGTCCCCAAAGCGGCCATGACGTCGGCCAGAGGTGAAAGCCCACTGTCCCGGCGAACTGCGCGGCAACGAACAAGCCCGTGGTTTGAACGGCAGCATCTCGAAAGCCGCTGAGGAGGTTGTTGGTGGCGAGGAACAGTCCATCGGGGAGCAGGTCATGGCGAAAGTAGTGCTTCCAGCTCTTGGAGTGAGGGAAGACGCGTTCGAGCAACGAGACTACGGTGTACGATACGGCGGCCAGGATGCCGATGACGGCGCTGCCGCGTTCGGGGATCTCGCGATAGGCGTAGATCATCAGCCCCCCGAAGAGGACCGGGAAAACCGTCACCGAGAAAGCCCGCCTTAGAGTGCTCACTGTTCGTCTCCCACCCGCGCCGCGAGCGCTCGATTCATGGCCTGGAACGCGGCGCGCGTATGCTGGTGATGCTCCTCGTTGTCGATGCGCAGCGCACGCCAGCCGCGGAACTCCTCTGCGTGACGCAGTCGCGTTCGGTTCCCCGCGAGGGGCTCGAGCCGAAAGTAGTGGTCCGTCTCGAGAAAGCCCGTCGTCAGGGCGCTGCCGTGCCATCGGAGCTCGCGCGGTGCGTCGAGCGTCACGATCGTCGGGTGTACCGTGAGCGGCTTCGGCCAATTGCTCTGGGCGATCGTGACCGCGATCGCGCCGCCGGGTTCGAGGGTGCCGCCCAAGCGCAAGACGTAGGGGTTCCACTCGGGATAGGCGGCGAAGTCGGTCAATACGCGCCAGACATCTTCCGGAGGGGCGGCGATCTCGATTTCGTGCTCGATCACGAACACGGGATCCGGGCTAGCGGCCAGCGTCCGCAGATGGAGAACGAATGCGACACACAGGACCGCGACCAGCCCCAACAGTATCCCGACCCAACGCAATAGATCCTCCAGGCTCGTCGCTACTCGCTTCTCTCAGTAGCTTGTCGCGGTTTGCGCTGCGATTCCATGAGGCTCTCGAGCTTGTCCCGGAAATCGCGGTGGGAGCTCACCACGGCCACAAGATCGTTCGACATCTGCTGGTGCATGCGCATTCCCATGAGCTCCCAGGCGCGCCGGATCATGACTTTGGTGGCCACGAGGGTCGAGCCTGGAGCCTTGGCAATGCGATGTGCCAACTCCTCGGTGGTTCGCTCGAGGTCGTCCCGTGGCACGACGCGATTGATGATCCCTGCTGCGAGTGCGTCTGCCGCGCTCAAGGTCTGTGACGTGAGGAGATACTCCGCGGTCTTCTTCCAGTTCATGAAGAGCCACGGCTCGATCATCGTTTCACCGCCAGGAAGCCCCATCCCCTGTACGAGCGGCATCTGAAAGTAGGCGTCTTCCGAGGCGATGGTGAGATCGGGAAGCAGTGCCCAGTACGACCCCCCTCCGAGCGCGTAGCCGTGGACTTGGGCGATCGTAGGCTTCGGGAACTCCCACAGTGTGAGCATGGGCGTGAGGAACAGCTCGGTCTGCCCCTCCCAGACAGTGCCTTTGGCTTCCCGATTCGCTTGGAACTCGGGGTAGTCCCCCGTAGGTATATGGCCGGAAGAGAAGCCTTTCCCGTTCGCCTTCAAGATGACCACCTTCACCTCGTGGTCGCGCCGGGCCTGCGTCAGCGCGTCGTCGACGCCCCAGACCATCTCGGAGGTTTGCGCGTTCGCTCGCTTCGGGTCGTTTAGGATGATGCGGGCGACCGCCCCGTCTTTCTCGAAAGTCACGTAAGGGCCATGCTCGGTCGTCGTCATCTGGTGCGTCTCCGTACTAGGCTGGTAGCTGGTTGCCACGTATCGCGTCGGTGGCAAAGTTGTCAAGTTAATTGACCAAGTATAAGTCAGTGAGCCTCGGGATTTGCGTCGTAGGAGAGACCGAACCCGAACGGGAAGAGTGGGCGGTCCGAGTCGTACGGTACGTCTTCGCTCTGCGCCTCGACGGCTTGCATGGACGACGGGAGTTCGAACGGGAGCTTGGCAGTCGGCGCGAACCGGCCGAACGCGACATCGAGCAACGCCTCATCCGTCGCCCCGAAGTGCGCCAGGATCGCCGATGTCTTCTCTGCGACGTTGGTGAGTACGGCAGGTCGTTCGAGGTAGATGGCCAGAACTGTGGGCCGGGTCGCGGCGATCTTCTGGAGGCGTTCGAGCTCGTCCCCTCGATAGTCGAGAGCGCCCTGGTTGAAGATCGCTCCGAAGATCCGGTCGCCGATTCCATTCCCCGCAGGTGCCGGCTCGTACGGCGTATGTGTCCGCACGAGTGCGAAGTCGGCGTCTTCGAGAGATTCGGCGACGGTTGCGTAGCCCGCGACGATCGAAGGGTCGAAGCCTTCCACATACACCCGCACGTCCCGCGCGAGGGGGAGAGTCGCCCTGCTCGCCGTAGGGCGCACCTCGTTCTGGAGCAAGATGATGGACTTGCGCTGGGCGATCTCTCCGGCGGCCATGAACTCGGGGTTCCCGCAGATTGCCCCGGCACGCTCCACGTCGACGTACGGGTCGTCGAACAGGCCAAGGCGGAACTTGTCCCGGAGC is part of the Candidatus Binatia bacterium genome and harbors:
- a CDS encoding class I adenylate-forming enzyme family protein, with the protein product MRWAADRFADGEFLVDGEERLRYREVDRQAALWARGLLASGVGKGTRVGILMPNGADFVVAFLATTRIGAIAVPLSTLYQSRELLEVLRHADIHTLLTVAAYRSHDYLAKLEQAVPPLLDATGPALFVPALPSLRTVRVWGSCDRGWAVPGPEGLAAAAAATKAVDDPFLRAIEAEVTPADTAVMIYTSGSSGTPKGVVHTHGTVIRHTYAAGLRFHSDLHAGDRLYTTQPFFWIGGLALCVLGCLQRGAVLHCDTGLDEDGILDLVLRERITHVLGMGHTTAALMAHPRMKSDDFGFVRFGLIRTRDAEGQLPPAARIPNRLGMTESFGQHSLESSGSILPAENAGSFGRGLASIERRIMDLDTREPAAPGVLGELWIRGSALMQGIYKCEREDVFERDGFYRTGDLCRIDEEGYLYFEGRFDELVKVRGAGVSLREIEVVLESLPEVHRAGVVAVDCSEGKALVAAVVLTQGASATGETLRTRLRSELSSFKVPRVVVLLEEGELPLTASGKIRKAHLQKLLKARLPGRGEPRGPQTRQAD
- a CDS encoding TonB-dependent receptor, with product MDDCRQGNAPTTAIVALLALVVFSPPPSATAQTDPAGAPSSYLENIETPGDVGGTEAEVDAGPAEAQRGETGAPVPGVSPRQLARVEEIVVQARKRSEFLEDTPISVTALSAASLRESNIQRTDQLAELVPNLVFTEARTTNAARARIRGVGTTTGEVAFDPGVGTYVDGVYLPRGGKIIDVLDIEQVEVLRGPQGTLFGKNTVGGAISLTTVKPHEELEGFVFVRPGSRGQLRSRWMMNVPIALGWLKDKLFSRVAVATANNRGWVFNEAQDNYESNLNSVTFLGSLRFLPIDDLTIDVSGSWDRSMSHRRGRRCQYQQPGALTPLFPDLQAACEASEPFRVSTNFPNSDHQLSYGAWGTINYDIGDVGPLDSFSVKSITSWREQKTNKYTSEDIDTTEIFVTQLSTLPGQPGFQQFQQELQLNGTAWDDRIAFIGGFFGFWDKGGDVGGAGGGGVTETGTGFRSIGQTSIDNFTWALFTQATAKLTDFMSLTGGVRYTEDTKRNSIANQALTEEQLALIRANPALVPDLFAQEGTSIESGEETFTRWTPMGSISFFAPENWLDAAALDHLMTYFSYSQGFRGGGFNTVIDPLQEDLLSFEPETIENFEVGIKTIGWDQRVTFNLSLFYMNFDDIQVLQNVAFDNPDDPDTPIIRRITTNAAKARSKGLEAELQTVPIDGLQITGNIGVLDAKFTEFVDASGNDRSGNRFGEPKFTSFLAVQYSLPVTVGSTWLDGWLTPRLQWSYTGQRFFGALSNPSAFQRGYNKLDARLSYDFLDNSAQVALWGINLTNEEYLASAEDLVGVFGFSSQNYASPITFGGEMSYRF
- a CDS encoding sterol desaturase family protein, whose product is MSTLRRAFSVTVFPVLFGGLMIYAYREIPERGSAVIGILAAVSYTVVSLLERVFPHSKSWKHYFRHDLLPDGLFLATNNLLSGFRDAAVQTTGLFVAAQFAGTVGFHLWPTSWPLWGQWALALVVYEFGHYWAHRAAHEVPLLWRLHSLHHSPSRLYFLNAARFHPFDTIWLGFVSSVPLLAMGAPRTVLLLVASVGVVHGVLQHANVELRLGPLNWVFSTAELHRWHHSKTPEEANTNYGTNLIVWDTVFGTRFLPDRSPPEDIGITEPAAYPKGFFGPLLAPFRWRRLNDRGSSGPLTSFSQFP
- a CDS encoding SRPBCC domain-containing protein, which codes for MGLVAVLCVAFVLHLRTLAASPDPVFVIEHEIEIAAPPEDVWRVLTDFAAYPEWNPYVLRLGGTLEPGGAIAVTIAQSNWPKPLTVHPTIVTLDAPRELRWHGSALTTGFLETDHYFRLEPLAGNRTRLRHAEEFRGWRALRIDNEEHHQHTRAAFQAMNRALAARVGDEQ
- a CDS encoding enoyl-CoA hydratase-related protein; protein product: MTTTEHGPYVTFEKDGAVARIILNDPKRANAQTSEMVWGVDDALTQARRDHEVKVVILKANGKGFSSGHIPTGDYPEFQANREAKGTVWEGQTELFLTPMLTLWEFPKPTIAQVHGYALGGGSYWALLPDLTIASEDAYFQMPLVQGMGLPGGETMIEPWLFMNWKKTAEYLLTSQTLSAADALAAGIINRVVPRDDLERTTEELAHRIAKAPGSTLVATKVMIRRAWELMGMRMHQQMSNDLVAVVSSHRDFRDKLESLMESQRKPRQATERSE